The stretch of DNA TTTTGCAACCTGCCACATTTGGGATACCCCTCCTAGACAGGTTTGAACTCAAAGAAAGGGCCCCAGCTTTTGCTTTCCAAAGGAACATTTTCAGTTTTGGTGAAATTTTGGGATTCCACACAAACTTGAGCCAGTCAAAGGAGTTGCAGTCCTTGTGAACAGGGAACTCCTTAGCTAGAGCATAACCCGATTTAGTCGAGTACAATCTTGATTTTTCAGGCAACCAAACCAGAGAGTCCAAAGAGGGCCCCACACTGGTAATTATTTTCCTTATATCTTCCTCATACTGAGGTAAAGTTTGACGAATGACGTCCAAGTTCCATTCATTTGAAGTTGGGCAAAGTAGATCCTGTACCCGTAAGTCAGCAGAGGAGGCAGTAGGAGGACCAAAAGGCGCCCTTGGGGACGTGAGAGAGAGCCATGGGTCGTTCCAGACGTTAATATCCTCACCATTTCCCACCGTCCATCCAATGCCTTTTCTAAGGAGGTCTCTACCCACCAGAATACTACGCCAGCCATGGGAAGCAACTCGAGGTGAAGAAGTGCACTCAAGAAAGCTCGATGTATTATTGggaaaactattaaattttatggcAGACAAAATATATCTGTCGAGGTTActtaagaagaagataatgccacaaacgaagaagataaggatagttttgttggttttagagGAATGGAACAATCAGATTCACCAAGTGATCATTGGTATACTAACAGTAGAAGTGAAAATACCTAAAGAAGATGTTGTTTTGGACTAGTGGAAAGAGACATGTTCATACATAAAGCACAAGATCACGTTAGATTTACAAGTAAAATGAGACACTATAATTGCAATAGCATTGCTATTGTGGGTTGaaaatgaatttataaaaacataaaatctgcgTGAAACAGAATTACATATCTCTCGAGAGCCTCATATTCATAGAATCATATTCTTGGTACACATAGACACTACAATacaattcttaatatataatgGAGAGAATGATAACGTAAACTAAGCCTAACAGTTACAAGATCTCTCTCAACATTAAGACATAACCATGCAAACTGCCTAGAAAAAGTCTTCTATGGCATCACACTAGATAAAATACCAACACGGCTATCATAACAAGCGCCCAAACAACGACGTCCCACCGCGCTCGGTTTATAGACTTAATCGAGTATATACCGATAAAGCAATTTGACATGGAtatgttgttttcttctccagTGTCATTTTGTAATGGCAGTTTCTGTAGCAATGATTGCATTTGTTTGTCTACCATGTTGGGTAAAGGAAGTACTCTTGTGGTGTTGGACTCTGTTTGAAGCCTCGGTACATTGATAAGTGTATTACCGGAGACCGCCGGATCATCTAGCTTCACTATTTCATCCCTCAGTATATCCGCATAGAAATCTTCTTCACTAGGAACCTTAAAATATGGATAAATTTATGGGAATCAGATCATGTCAACTCGCAACATACCCGTATAAAACAATGTTaacaaacagaaaatatatatatacaagtgagAATGCATTATGTGCCTAAAACCTTCTTCATCTAAATCTTTCTAATGAATAATCACATTTCACatgttcacttctatatattctccaaaattttgactcaactTATGtatttcaaaacctacaaatgttatataaagaaaaagttaaatattacaaaatgttGAAAATTATGAGAGAAgtagaatatgatgtttgatgaagactttgtctagctatttatatataaatttgtagtaGTATGAGAGGTTTTTCCGTTTTTTTTGGGCCAACATCATAGAAGTTATAGTTACATTAGAAAGAATAAATATACTATAGGTTTTGTCtgtgttttttctcttttttcgtaaaacacaaattgtaatgcaattaatacattaaagtgtattcatatgatgaaagatttgtttaaaaaaaaattcaaacatcatgggagttacattttaaagaattaatatgcaataaattgtgttaatgattactattaaaaatatatatatatatatatatatcatattgttttatatctttaaaatattttagcacaaaaactgtgaaaaaataatatgattttttatcaacaaataattaatataatattataatatttgtatagCTTGAATttagtaaagaatttaataactATGACATTATATTgttccaaaattatgatattaatatttaaatatttaatttttgaaaatattttgtccaaaattataatattaatattaaattctttcttatttgcaaaattattatgttatggtaattatataatatattgataaatgata from Camelina sativa cultivar DH55 chromosome 9, Cs, whole genome shotgun sequence encodes:
- the LOC104710887 gene encoding NAC domain-containing protein 60; protein product: MVDFYLSSESGQELLSEIAESSQSSQNPQVPSEEDFYADILRDEIVKLDDPAVSGNTLINVPRLQTESNTTRVLPLPNMVDKQMQSLLQKLPLQNDTGEENNISMSNCFIGIYSIKSINRARWDVVVWALVMIAVLVFYLV